ATTAAATCCAAAGCTTGATCCCAAGGAATGTCGACAAGCTTTAATGAAATCTTTCCAGAAATTTGATCATCCAAAACCAAATTATAACCACTTACTTCAGATATAAGACGCAAAACATGCTCAATATCCGCATCTTGTAAATCTATAGATATCTTTTGGCCTGTATAAGTTTCTTTCATACCAGGAAACAATGTGTTCAATTCGTCTAGACCTGATTCGGCTTCATCCTCTTTATCTGAGGGGGCACCTTCGCCGGCCTTCGTGGGCATTTTCTTTTGTTGCGCCCCAAACCCCAAAGTGGGTTTTATTTGAATAATAGTTTCATCTCCTCTGCGCGAAACAGAAAGCGGAGGGTTCGTTAAACCGTCAACGAGCAAAAATGCATTTCCATTTTCATCGTTCGAGGCAACGACTGATTGCACGGGCGATCCTAACTTCGAAACGTCATATTTTTTTAACAATGAATTATCGAATTTTACCCTGTCCAAAGACAACTTAAACGCATCCCCTTGTTCCGGGATAATTTCAAACGGCAAGCTTGAATGCGTCACAATCAACAGCGAAGCTTCCTTTTGCCTGAAATTTAACGAGCTAATAAAATTATCCGGTAAACTTGGAGCGACAACACCTTCAGGGACAAGCATCAAGCGGCCAGTACCATCATCCTGTTTTGATAATAAAAACTTAGATTTTGATTTCAAGGACAAAACAAGTTCCTTGACTTTATTCCCATCTTTCTGTTTTTCGACAGTTTTCACTAATCCGACTTCACCTAACGGCAAATCAATATCCGAAGAAGGAGGGTCGAAAGAAAGAACAACATTGTTTTGAGTATCATAATCAGCGTAGACTTGTGTATTAGAATCCAGTGGGAATTCAACAATAGTCTTGCCAAAGGACTCAGTAATGCTCAGATCAAGAGGAGTATCCGTGGAGCCCAGCGTATCCGGGCTCGAAATAGGCGCCATATTATGTTGTGCAACGGTAGTACGAGAAGCACACGACGAGGCCAGCATACAAGCGATACAAACAGCAACCGTCATAAGTGACTTTGATATATTCATGGCCTCTACTCCTTCTCTTGCCGCAATCTTAAATTTATTTCACGTTTTTTTGTTTCACCAAAAACATCTACAACTTCTTCCTCAACGACAACCATGTCATTCTTTATTGCCTTCACAATCCCATCATAAAGTCCTACAGACATCCCTGGCCGAATTAAGAAGCCCTTGCCATCGGGCAACTCTACCATCGCTAAGTTGTTGCCATCGCTATTCATGATCGCGACAACTTTCAAAGCATTTGTATCCATGTTCTCAAGTGGTGTTAGTGCTTTTTTCTCTTTCTTGGATTTACGAGCGGCCTGCATTGTCTCATACTCTTTAACTTTGACAAAAGAAACAAATGGGTCAGGCTTATCCTTGGATGCATACGCGGGGTAACTTGGATATACCCAAGAAGGAAGCTCGGAATCGCTTTCGGAAGCATTGGAGGCATTGTGTTGAATAGAAGCATTACGGGCAAAACTATCCGTTGAAAATATCTCGCTTGAATTTTCAGCCATGGCTGCTCCACAAAAAAATAATGCAAAAACTTCAAGCGCCAACAACTTTTTCATAATCGCCCTATTTTTTACTTTTCTTCGCGGCTTCACGAGCTTTAATCTCCTCTTCTGTCAAAGATCTGTATACCTGCAATGCAAGGTTAGTATTTAAATACTTCTCTGTTGGAGAAAAATCCGAGACAGGGGAAAAAACGATTGACTGAATTGAAACCAGACGATTCAATCGTGATAAAGAATCAAAATAAGTTACAAGCTTATGAAAAGTTCCACTAAGTTGGAGTTGGACTCTCCGGGTTGCATAAAAATCCGCTTGTGTTTCAGCTCCAGGCTGAAATAAAAGAAATTCAACATTTTCATTTCTGCCCAGTTTTTCAAATGAGGCAAGAAGATTTTCTAAAGCCTGAGCGTCTTCAGGCAAAAGTGTTTTTGCATAATACAACTCTTTTTTCGCTAGCGACAAATTTTGTTCAATCTCGGGCAATTTCGCTACCTGAGTTCTAAAACGAGCGATATCAGTATCAAGCTTCTCAACATTTTTAGTCAACTGACTAATTTGAACAAGCTTCTCATCCAAGACAAAATACCAATAGGAACCGCAAGCCAATAGAATGACAACAAGATAAATCAAGCCCTTGTAAAGGCCAGATAAATCTGAAAACTTCTTAATCAGTTGTTTGCTACCCATTTGTCGTACCATTCATGCCTTGATTCTCGAAGTATTCTCTTGCCACAATTGAACATTGGAACGAAACAAGACCGAGCCCGTCGATTGTTTTCCTCGAAGTCCTCTGAGTATCTACCCTTGCTATATAATTTGATTCACGCAACTTCTCGACATATTCTGCGAATGACTGGTTATCCACGGCAACACCGGACAATACAATCTGCCCATTAGCGTTCAAGGAAAATGTTTCTATCCACATTTTGTTTTTAGGAATATTACTTATCAACTCATCGATGTATCTAACAGGGAGCCCTTGCCGCATACGCACATCTTTAATAATCTTTATCCTTCGTTTTACATCGTCAAGCTCTTTCAAGGCAGCATTGATTTTTGCAACCTTAGCTTCTAACTGCTTTTTAACGGCTGTTTTACTATCCACAGAAGCTTGAAGCGAGGATATTTGCCCGGAAACATAAAAATCCACTCCAAAAATAGAAGCAGCGGTCAAAACAAGCACGAAAAATAAAAAAAAGATATCTTTCTCAGCGTGTGTTACCTTGGCTCGTTTCTGTTGTGGCAGCAAATTAATTTTGATCATGGCTTTCTCTGATGATTAAATAGCGCGAAGAGCTAGACCAAAAGGAACGACCATTTGCGGAGCAATGTCTTGCAAATATTCCTTCTGAAACATCCCAGCATCAACATCCACTCGTCTAAAGGGATCGTGATGGTGCACGGCAATACCGAGTTCGTCTTCAAAAATGTTTCGCAAATTCACCAACAAGGCTCCTCCACCAGAAATAAAAATATCTTGCGCCAAGACTGGCGATGTTGATGATGATTGATAAAACCCGATCAATCTCTTAATTTCTTCACACCAACTCTTCAATATCTTCATCATTGCATCAACGATAAGCTTTGCATTCTTTTCTTGCAAATTTTCATCGCCATTGATTTTGAGATGCTCTGCCTCGATTTTTTTAATGTCGAGCAGTGAAGAGATATCTTCCGTTATGGCCTTTCCACCAAAGGAAACCTCGCGTAAAAAAACTGGCTGTCCGGAATGGTAGATGCAAAAAACGCTTTGTGCCCCGCCAATATCAAGCAAATAAACAGGCTTTTCTTGATAATCCGGGTAATTATATTCAAAACTATTACAAATGGCGAACGAATCGACATCAACAATCGACAGCGATAAATTAGATTGCGTAAGAATGTCGCCTAAATTTTGTACGACCTTTTTTTTGCTGGCCACGAGAAGAACATCGAAAGTTTTTTCTTTCTGAGCTGGCCCAAGAACCTGATAATCAAGATATACATCGTTGATATCAAAAGGAATGTATTGCTTCGCGTCTTTTTGGACAATCTCATCCAGCCCTTTTACGGACTCAGATTCAAAGGCGACACGCTTCACGATCACTGCGTGACCAGCCATGGAAGAAACCACCACCCTATCCTTCACGGAGAGTTGCGCCCAAAGCTCAATAATTTTTTTGGCCGTGGATGCATTGTTGTCCAGGTCCCCAGGTTGCCATGGACACCGGGCGAGACTTTCAAGTGCACATCCATTTTTTCCGGCGCGGAGCTTGATCATCTTCAGCCACTCGCTTCCAAGGTCCAATCCCAGACCAGAATTTTTCTTGGAAAAAAAACTCATTTTTTTCACGGCATTATCTCTCCGAAAAATTCAAACACCCAAACACCCTACATTTATTCACCAATTCTAGAAAATTACCACAAAATATCTCACTAAAGCAAGAAATAATGCGCGCGAATATCCACACATTGCGAAATAGCACAGACACCTTTTCAGCTGTCGCGCATACGTATCCCATTTCAAAAAATTTTTGATTAATAGTTCTGTAAATTTTTATACCTAATCTTTTATACAGAAACAATAAACCAAAAAAGTAATGCAGAACATTATCCTGTACTCAATACATTTTTAAACTAAAAAATTGGCGAATATACTTTTTTATTTCAGAAAGTATATTCGCCAATCTCTATTCAAAAAATACAAGATAAAGTTATTATTATATCTTTTCTAAATTTCGTAATAAAATTTCTCCAAATTCCGCACATCCAACTTGAGTTGCATTTTTCATTTGGGAGGCAAGATCCACTGTTACCGTGCCTTCAGAAATAGCAAGCTCCACCGCGCCACGAATTTTTTTGGCGCATTCGTGCCAGCCGATATGGTCCAGCAGAAGCGCTCCAGACAAAATCAAACTTCCTGGATTCGCAAGGTCCTTGCCTTCAATGGATGGCGCGGTGCCATGGGTAGGCTCGAAAAAGGCGAGCTGTGAGCTCATATTCACACCGGGAGCCAATCCCAAACCTCCAACTTGCGCCGCCAAGGCATCGGAAAGATAATCTCCGTTCAAATTTGGAGTCGCGATGACATCATAATTTTCCGGGCGAATCAAAACCTCCTGAAACATGGCATCCGCGATCCGGTCCTTCAACACCAACGCCCCCGGAGGGCAACAATCCTCGCCCTCGCGCACAACCTGTCCGGAAAATTCCTCGGCGGCCATTTCGTAGCCCCAGTTCCGAAACGCTCCTTCGGTAAATTTCATGATATTGCCCTTGTGGGCAATGGTCACACTCCTGCGCTTTTGGTCCAGCGCGTATTGGATCGCCTTGCGAATCAGCCGCTTGGAGCCCTTGGCCGTCATGGGCTTGATGCCAATTCCACTTTCCTCGTCGACATTGGCGCCCAATTCATCACGTAAAAACGCAATGAGTCGCCGTGCCTCGGGGCTTCCGGCCTGCCATTCGATTCCCGCGTATACGTCTTCCGTGTTTTCCCTGAAAACAACCATGTTCACGCGTTCTGGATGCTTGACGGGACTTTCAATCCCTTTGAAATACTGGATGGGCCTGATGCAGGCATACAGATCCAGGGTTTGCCGCATCGTAACGTTCAGACTGCGAAACCCCTTGCCCACCGGAGTTTCCAAGGGGCCTTTCATGGCGAGATCAGCGGTTTTCAACGTGTCCAATGTTTGCTGCGGCAAATAGGTTCCTGTCTCGGCAAAAGCTTTTTTTCCGGCCAACAATTCCACCCATTCCAGCTTTCGTCCATCGCTGAATGTCAATTCAACAGCCCGGTCCAGGACAGGTCGGCCGGCGTTCCAGACCTCGTGTCCAATGCCGTCACCCTCAATAAAATACACTTTGCGGTCCATGCGGTCTCCTCATTGCAAAAATAAAAAACCCCTGACGGGGTTTTCCAACTAATAAAAGATTATTGATGGCGCAACCGCCACGGACACGGGTCAGCTGAAGCAAACCTCGACCATGAGTGGACCATGAGGGGTTTGAAAGGGAATGGCCAGAATAGCATTTGTCGAGACATGGCGGATCGTATGTCCCTGCCCGGTGATAACCGACGGGATGGCGCCCTCGAAAACCATGCCCATTTCGACAAGTCCCTTGCGGGCCTGACCAGAAATCATATTCGTCAATTCCCCCACGGCATCCGCGACAGCATCGTTGAGCTCCGTCTGCTCCTCGTACAACATGCTTCCGATGATTCCCAAGGCCGAGGAGGTGGTAAACGTCAGGGACATGGTTCCCTTGCTTTTCCCCTTGGGATTGGAAAATCCGATTACGCCGGTGATGTCGCCCTGGGCCACGGCGTTTTGTTTGACAAACGGGGCCGCTGCCGTGGCCTCGGTCATGGCCATGGTGCTCAACACGGTCACGGTGGCGTCCACAAACTGCTTGATGATGCCTTTAATGGTATCGTTCATATCGGCCCTACTGGTTCAAAATGAATTTGATCAGAAACCACCTAGTCCATGCCCCAAAAAAATTCCATGATTATTTCCCACGTCACGGAAAGGACGTATCAGCTGGCCTGAAGCATTAAATGAAACAAACGCTGCACATACTTACCAGAAACAACATCGGTCAGGGCAAAATGAGGCAGGCTGTCCTTGGCCATGCCCCCGACAAAACCCATCCAAAGCTCCAATGACAGACGATCCAGGGCCGGAGCCAAGACCGCCGTCCACAACTTGGCGCTCTCGATCGCGTCCAGACCAAACGTCCGGCATTGCATGGGCCGAGCGTCGGCGATGATACATTTTCCGTTCTCGGTCAAAGGACACAGGGCATCGGCATCGGACAAGCAGTAATCGCCGGAGCCCATGGCCTGGGCCGTGGCTCGTTCGTTGCGGGCCGTGGCCACGGCCCGCTCGATAACTTCCAAACGCCGGGAGCTGCTCAACAGCACGTTGATTTGGTTTGTCAGATAGACGGACTCGATCATGGTCAGACGAATGGGCGTTCGACAGCACCGCGCGTGATCCACTCCACACCGATCCAGCGCGTTGGCACCGGGCGTGTCCGCGATTCTGGCCAACAAAGCTTCATAATCGCGAAAAAAGGGAGCCAAATCCACGACACGGCGCATCTCCAGGGACGGTTCGCGAATGGTCAGTTTCGGAGCGCCGCGCCCGTATTTCCGGATCGTCCACCATTGGTCGAAATTGGCCGGCTTGGAACGCAGGGTGCGTAGTTTGAGCCAGGCCAAACGATGACCCAGGCCCCGGCGCAACAGATAGGCATTGAGAACCGTGCCCGTGCGGCCAATGCCATGCCGGCAATGGATGAGAACCTTCTTGCCCAGGTAAATGGCTTCATCCAGCCAGGCCAGGGCTTTTTCCAGCTCGGACAAATCCGGGGCCTCCTCGTCGGCCAAGGGCAGATGATACACTTCGAAGCCAGCGGCGCATTCGATGTCATGCAAATCGCAAAACTCGCCACACAGATTCAAAATGGCGCCGATGCCCGCTTCGCGCAGGCAATCGAGCTGCGCATGACTCATGGGCGCCGCGCCCACGGCCAACTGATCCGTCACCCAGGTGGGCGTATAGGCAGGCCTGGATCTCATACCGCCTCCGACGGACAAATACGAAGAAAGGACTCGGCTTCTTCTTGGGCTTGCTCCGTCGAGGTCAGGCGCATGTCCATGAGCCGCGTGCCGGCGAGCACGAGGCCAAGACAGCGTAACCCGCGCTCCGTCTCGGACCAGCCCAGGCGGTTCATGCAGGCGTCGAGCATGTCGCCCCGGATCGAGATTTCAAACCCAAAATGCGTCAGAACCCGCGTCATGAACTCCAGTCGATGCACCCGCCGCGCCAAGGCCGCGCCACCACCCTTGAAACGAAAATTCACATAATTGGCTCCGGAATTGTCGCCGCAAACACTGTCCACGATGGAAAAATGGTATCCAAAACGGATGTTCAGATGCACGTAATCATCCGAAACCAATGCGTAACTGGCCAGCAGCCGGGAGTCGTTCCGAAAAATTCCGCCGCTGATGCGGTCGAATTCTTCCCAATCAACGTGGCGTTGACTCCGATCCCAGGCAATGGCCGGATCAGCCAAACCCCGCCACAACGCCCGCATCGGCCGGCTGGACACCTTGTCTGGAGAAACAGGCCCGGAACGCGGCGCGGTGGAGGCAAAACCGCCTCCAAGATCCAGGATGTACATGACCAAGGGCAAGTCCGTGGCCAAACGGCGGGAGCGCCCCATGCCCCGCCCGCCGCGCCGCACCAGGGTGAACATTTCCCGCACGCCCTTTTCGTGGCAAAACCGGACCACGTCATGCAAGGACCGACATCCTTCAGGCGTGAAATTCGGCGCATCGGGATCGATCAACCCAAGGCGCACCGTCAAATCGGCCACTTCGGCCTGTTCGCGCCGGACCTCCCGCCGCATGTCTTGGGCGGCTTGAGTCCGCTCCAGCACACCGGGGGCGCAACCCGCGAAAATTCTCCCGGAAACGGCATCGACGGTGACCACGTCCCCGGTCCGAAGCTCCTCGCCCAAACAGCCCACCACGACAGGCACGCCCCGCTCCCGCGCCACCGAGGCAAAATGGCTTGCCCGGCTGCCGCTGGCCGCGATGACGGCGACAATCCGATCCAAAAACTGGGACAACGCCGGCCGCAAGGTCTGGGTTACCACGACGGACCCCTTGGGAATGGATCGAAAATCACTCCCCTGGGGAGCGTGATAAACGGGACCGCACGCCGCTCCGGGGGAAGCGCAATCCAGTCCGGCGACCAGCGCTCCCAGGTCCGCCCCATCGACAATGATACTCGGCTGGGGGTCCTTGTCCTGATGCAAACGACGGGTTTGCACGATGCACAGTCCGTCCGGGCCGTGGGTCCATTCCACATCCTGAGGCTCGCCAAAAACCCGCTCCAGGCGCATGGACCACCGGCCAAGCTCGCGCAACACCGTCTCGGGAAACAGCGTGTGTCCTTCGCAGGCACAGCCTTGCAGCAAACGAGGCTCATCCTCGCGGGTCAGGTAGTACTTTCCCGGGGTAACCGAACCATCAACCAGATTCGCGGCCAGCCCGTCGACCACGTAAACGCCCATGGCTTCCCCACCCACGGCCGGACAGGCCGGATCGCAGGTATAGACCACCCCAGCCGAGACCGCCGCGATCATGGGAAGAATCAAGACCGCCATGGCCGTGTCCGTGTCCGAAAGACCATGCCGGATTCTGTAGGAAACAGCCCGGGGACAATATTTTCCGGCCAAAACCCTCTTGTACGCGGCAAGAACGTCGTCCGGCGCCACCTGAAGTTCGCTTGCGTATTGGCCCGCGAACGAAATCCTGCCGTCCTCGGCCAGGGCACTGGAACGCACGGCCAGAAGCTGTCCTGACGTAACCAAATCCGCCGTGGCCGCGGTGACGGCCTCGGCCACCACGGTCGGGACCTCGCCCTCCAAAATCAGTTCCTGCAACTCGCCGGTGACCCGGACAATGGTGTCATGATCGGACAACCGCACGGCCGCGAAGCGCTCCTCGATCTCCCGTTCCAGATTGTTCTCGCGCACGAACAGGCCAAAGGCCCCGGCCGTGATCACGAATCCTGGCGGCGTGGGCACGCCCGCGCCCCTGGCCCGACTCAAATTGGCGGCCTTGCCTCCAACCCGGTCGGGATGCATGGCCGCCTGGTCCAGGGAGATGACATAGGGCGGCGCGACATCAATACGCCGTGGCGGAAGATGCGTGGCAATATCCGTGGAAATGCGAGCCACGGCCGTGGTCACGGCCGCGTGATCGCTGCTCATGCGTTCAAGGCTGGCGGCCATGCGTTCCACCGCGCCGCGCAATTCCAGGACAAAATGACGAATCCTGGCCTCGTCCGCGGGATCGTGTCCGTAAAGATGAGCTTCCAAATCCGCGATCAGATCCAGGGCGATGGCGTCAACTCGTAGCAATTCTTTGAAATCATGATATTTCCCCCGAATCAACGATTCGGGCGAAAAAAACTTGATCCAGCGCCGAACCAGCTGCGTGAAAAGCATTCATCCTCCATTCCGCTAGGTTCCCAAAACCTCGGCCACCTTGGATTCCAGTTCGTCTTTGTCGATGGGCTTGACGCAATATTCGCTAGCGCCCAGCTTGAGGGATTCTCGGGCTGTTTCCAGGGTTGGATATCCGGTCAGCATGATGACCTTGATCGCCGGCGCGTGCTTCTTCATTT
This genomic interval from Deltaproteobacteria bacterium contains the following:
- the pilM gene encoding type IV pilus assembly protein PilM; this encodes MKKMSFFSKKNSGLGLDLGSEWLKMIKLRAGKNGCALESLARCPWQPGDLDNNASTAKKIIELWAQLSVKDRVVVSSMAGHAVIVKRVAFESESVKGLDEIVQKDAKQYIPFDINDVYLDYQVLGPAQKEKTFDVLLVASKKKVVQNLGDILTQSNLSLSIVDVDSFAICNSFEYNYPDYQEKPVYLLDIGGAQSVFCIYHSGQPVFLREVSFGGKAITEDISSLLDIKKIEAEHLKINGDENLQEKNAKLIVDAMMKILKSWCEEIKRLIGFYQSSSTSPVLAQDIFISGGGALLVNLRNIFEDELGIAVHHHDPFRRVDVDAGMFQKEYLQDIAPQMVVPFGLALRAI
- a CDS encoding NADP-dependent isocitrate dehydrogenase, with product MDRKVYFIEGDGIGHEVWNAGRPVLDRAVELTFSDGRKLEWVELLAGKKAFAETGTYLPQQTLDTLKTADLAMKGPLETPVGKGFRSLNVTMRQTLDLYACIRPIQYFKGIESPVKHPERVNMVVFRENTEDVYAGIEWQAGSPEARRLIAFLRDELGANVDEESGIGIKPMTAKGSKRLIRKAIQYALDQKRRSVTIAHKGNIMKFTEGAFRNWGYEMAAEEFSGQVVREGEDCCPPGALVLKDRIADAMFQEVLIRPENYDVIATPNLNGDYLSDALAAQVGGLGLAPGVNMSSQLAFFEPTHGTAPSIEGKDLANPGSLILSGALLLDHIGWHECAKKIRGAVELAISEGTVTVDLASQMKNATQVGCAEFGEILLRNLEKI
- a CDS encoding chemotaxis protein CheX: MNDTIKGIIKQFVDATVTVLSTMAMTEATAAAPFVKQNAVAQGDITGVIGFSNPKGKSKGTMSLTFTTSSALGIIGSMLYEEQTELNDAVADAVGELTNMISGQARKGLVEMGMVFEGAIPSVITGQGHTIRHVSTNAILAIPFQTPHGPLMVEVCFS
- a CDS encoding phosphatase; the encoded protein is MRSRPAYTPTWVTDQLAVGAAPMSHAQLDCLREAGIGAILNLCGEFCDLHDIECAAGFEVYHLPLADEEAPDLSELEKALAWLDEAIYLGKKVLIHCRHGIGRTGTVLNAYLLRRGLGHRLAWLKLRTLRSKPANFDQWWTIRKYGRGAPKLTIREPSLEMRRVVDLAPFFRDYEALLARIADTPGANALDRCGVDHARCCRTPIRLTMIESVYLTNQINVLLSSSRRLEVIERAVATARNERATAQAMGSGDYCLSDADALCPLTENGKCIIADARPMQCRTFGLDAIESAKLWTAVLAPALDRLSLELWMGFVGGMAKDSLPHFALTDVVSGKYVQRLFHLMLQAS
- a CDS encoding pyruvate, water dikinase gives rise to the protein MLFTQLVRRWIKFFSPESLIRGKYHDFKELLRVDAIALDLIADLEAHLYGHDPADEARIRHFVLELRGAVERMAASLERMSSDHAAVTTAVARISTDIATHLPPRRIDVAPPYVISLDQAAMHPDRVGGKAANLSRARGAGVPTPPGFVITAGAFGLFVRENNLEREIEERFAAVRLSDHDTIVRVTGELQELILEGEVPTVVAEAVTAATADLVTSGQLLAVRSSALAEDGRISFAGQYASELQVAPDDVLAAYKRVLAGKYCPRAVSYRIRHGLSDTDTAMAVLILPMIAAVSAGVVYTCDPACPAVGGEAMGVYVVDGLAANLVDGSVTPGKYYLTREDEPRLLQGCACEGHTLFPETVLRELGRWSMRLERVFGEPQDVEWTHGPDGLCIVQTRRLHQDKDPQPSIIVDGADLGALVAGLDCASPGAACGPVYHAPQGSDFRSIPKGSVVVTQTLRPALSQFLDRIVAVIAASGSRASHFASVARERGVPVVVGCLGEELRTGDVVTVDAVSGRIFAGCAPGVLERTQAAQDMRREVRREQAEVADLTVRLGLIDPDAPNFTPEGCRSLHDVVRFCHEKGVREMFTLVRRGGRGMGRSRRLATDLPLVMYILDLGGGFASTAPRSGPVSPDKVSSRPMRALWRGLADPAIAWDRSQRHVDWEEFDRISGGIFRNDSRLLASYALVSDDYVHLNIRFGYHFSIVDSVCGDNSGANYVNFRFKGGGAALARRVHRLEFMTRVLTHFGFEISIRGDMLDACMNRLGWSETERGLRCLGLVLAGTRLMDMRLTSTEQAQEEAESFLRICPSEAV